Proteins co-encoded in one Cyprinus carpio isolate SPL01 chromosome B5, ASM1834038v1, whole genome shotgun sequence genomic window:
- the LOC109084766 gene encoding protein CutA homolog isoform X4 has protein sequence MICALYPVLKTLSVQIHSAVTGSYVAGYHSVLLVNCPTEQTARDIGRSIMEKRLAACVNIFPRTTTMYYWKGEIRDTSEILLLVRTRTSLVQGLVTYIKAVHPYDIPEIISFPIDDGSQHYLMWMEDAVTDI, from the exons ATGATTTGTGCCCTGTACCCTGTGTTGAAGACACTGTCTGTTCAGATTCACTCTGCTGTCACAGGAAGCTATGTGGCCGGATATCACTCTGTGCTGCTTGTCAACTGTCCCACAGAACAAACCGCTAGAGACATTGGCAG GAGCATCATGGAGAAAAGGCTGGCAGCATGCGTGAATATATTTCCTCGCACTACCACTAT GTACTACTGGAAAGGAGAGATACGGGATACTTCAGAAATACTGTTg CTTGTGAGGACAAGAACATCTCTGGTGCAGGGACTTGTGACTTATATTAA AGCTGTGCATCCATATGACATTCCAGAAATCATCAGTTTTCCTATTGATGATGGAAGTCAGCATTACTTGATGTGGATGGAAGATGCCGTCACTGATATTTGA